The Pasteurella multocida genome contains a region encoding:
- the acpP gene encoding acyl carrier protein, protein MSIEERVKKIIVEQLGVKEDEVKPEASFVEDLGADSLDTVELVMALEEEFDIEIPDEEAEKITTVQSAIDYVQNNQ, encoded by the coding sequence ATGAGCATTGAAGAACGCGTAAAAAAAATCATCGTTGAACAATTAGGCGTTAAAGAAGACGAAGTTAAACCTGAAGCGTCTTTCGTTGAAGATTTAGGTGCGGATTCTTTAGATACTGTTGAATTAGTCATGGCTTTAGAAGAAGAGTTCGATATCGAAATTCCAGACGAAGAAGCTGAGAAAATCACGACAGTTCAATCTGCGATCGATTACGTTCAAAACAATCAATAA
- the fabG gene encoding 3-oxoacyl-ACP reductase FabG produces the protein MQGKIALVTGATRGIGRAIAEELSAKGAFVIGTATSEKGAESISAYLGEKGKGLVLNVSDLASIETTLEKIKADFGEIDILVNNAGITRDNLLMRMKDEEWFDIMQTNLTSVYHLSKAMLRSMMKKRFGRIITIGSVVGSMGNPGQTNYCAAKAGLIGFSKALAKEVASRGITVNVVAPGFIATDMTDVLTEEQKAGILSQVPAGRLGDPKDIAKAVAFLASDDAGYITGTTLHVNGGMYTN, from the coding sequence ATGCAGGGTAAAATTGCATTAGTAACAGGCGCAACGCGTGGTATTGGTCGTGCGATTGCAGAAGAATTAAGTGCAAAAGGCGCATTTGTTATCGGTACGGCAACGTCTGAAAAAGGCGCAGAAAGTATTTCTGCCTATTTAGGCGAGAAAGGTAAAGGGCTTGTGCTGAACGTGTCTGATCTTGCCTCGATTGAAACAACGCTAGAGAAAATCAAAGCAGATTTCGGTGAGATTGATATTTTAGTCAATAATGCAGGCATTACACGTGATAATCTGTTAATGCGCATGAAAGATGAAGAATGGTTTGATATCATGCAAACTAATTTAACTTCGGTGTATCACTTATCAAAAGCCATGTTGCGTTCTATGATGAAAAAGCGTTTTGGTCGCATTATTACGATTGGTTCGGTAGTCGGATCGATGGGTAATCCTGGTCAAACTAACTATTGTGCTGCGAAAGCAGGCTTGATTGGTTTTAGTAAAGCGCTTGCAAAAGAAGTGGCTTCGCGTGGTATTACTGTGAATGTAGTAGCGCCTGGTTTTATCGCAACCGATATGACAGATGTGTTAACAGAAGAGCAAAAAGCCGGTATTTTATCTCAAGTTCCAGCAGGGCGTTTAGGTGATCCAAAAGATATTGCCAAAGCGGTCGCCTTTTTAGCTTCGGATGATGCGGGTTATATTACAGGTACTACATTACATGTGAATGGTGGGATGTATACCAACTAA
- the fabD gene encoding ACP S-malonyltransferase, which translates to MKKFAMVFPGQGSQAVGMLAELATEYPVVEETFKQASDVLGYDLWQLVQQGPAEELNKTWQTQPALLAASVAIYRVWQEKYPHLKPDVMAGHSLGEYSALVCAGALDFQDAVKLVELRGKLMQQAVPEGTGAMYAIIGLDNEAIISACADAAQGEVVSAVNFNSPGQVVIAGAKAAVERAAAACKDAGAKRALPLAVSVPSHCALMKPAADQLAVSLDNIAIRTPTTAVINNVDVACETENSEIRHALVRQLYSPVRWTETVERMAKDGVQVLVEVGPNKVLTGLTKRIVADLQATAVNDLTSLNAVDELFA; encoded by the coding sequence ATGAAAAAATTTGCAATGGTTTTTCCAGGACAAGGCTCTCAAGCTGTAGGAATGTTAGCGGAATTAGCTACAGAATATCCTGTGGTGGAAGAGACCTTTAAACAAGCTTCAGATGTGTTAGGTTATGACTTGTGGCAACTTGTGCAACAAGGACCTGCGGAAGAACTGAATAAAACTTGGCAAACACAACCAGCACTGTTAGCCGCATCTGTTGCTATTTATCGTGTATGGCAAGAGAAATATCCTCATTTGAAGCCAGACGTGATGGCTGGACATAGTTTAGGTGAATATTCTGCTTTAGTATGCGCGGGCGCACTTGATTTCCAAGATGCAGTCAAATTAGTGGAGCTGCGTGGTAAATTAATGCAACAAGCGGTTCCCGAAGGGACCGGCGCGATGTATGCGATTATTGGTTTAGATAATGAAGCCATCATCAGTGCCTGTGCCGACGCAGCGCAAGGCGAGGTGGTGTCTGCGGTGAATTTTAACTCGCCGGGGCAAGTGGTGATCGCGGGAGCAAAAGCAGCGGTTGAACGTGCTGCAGCTGCTTGTAAAGACGCCGGGGCAAAACGTGCCCTGCCTTTAGCGGTAAGTGTGCCTTCTCATTGTGCGTTAATGAAACCAGCAGCAGATCAATTAGCCGTGTCTTTAGATAATATTGCGATTAGAACACCAACTACAGCGGTTATCAATAATGTGGATGTCGCGTGTGAAACGGAAAATAGTGAAATTCGTCACGCACTTGTTCGTCAATTATATAGTCCAGTGCGTTGGACAGAAACCGTTGAACGTATGGCAAAAGATGGTGTGCAGGTTTTAGTTGAAGTCGGTCCAAACAAAGTCTTGACGGGTTTAACAAAACGTATCGTCGCTGATTTACAAGCTACTGCGGTTAATGATCTGACATCATTAAATGCGGTTGATGAACTATTCGCTTAA
- a CDS encoding beta-ketoacyl-ACP synthase III: MYSKILSTGSYLPKHIRTNADLEKMVDTSDEWISERTGIKERRIAEESETVATMGFEAAQNCLAVSPMDVNEIDLIVVATTSATHAFPSTACQIQKMLGIKDAIAFDVAAACSGFVYALTVADQFIRTGKVKKALVIGADLFSRALNPEDRGTIILFGDGAGAVILEASEQAGIISTHLHATGESAEVLTLANQTRGIESDPAYLEMQGNATFKIAVRELANVVEETLEANQLDKKDIDWLVPHQANLRIISATAKKLDMDMSQVVVTLDRHGNTSAGSIPSALDEAVRDGRIQRGQLLLLEAFGGGLTWGSALVRF; the protein is encoded by the coding sequence ATGTATAGTAAAATCTTATCCACCGGGAGTTATTTACCCAAACATATCCGTACGAATGCCGATTTAGAAAAAATGGTGGACACCTCTGATGAATGGATTTCGGAACGTACTGGCATCAAAGAACGTCGCATTGCAGAAGAAAGCGAAACTGTGGCAACCATGGGATTTGAAGCTGCCCAGAATTGCTTAGCGGTATCGCCTATGGATGTCAATGAGATTGATCTTATTGTCGTCGCGACGACTAGCGCAACACATGCTTTTCCAAGTACGGCATGTCAAATTCAGAAAATGCTCGGCATAAAAGACGCGATTGCGTTTGATGTCGCAGCAGCCTGTTCGGGCTTTGTTTACGCCTTAACCGTTGCCGATCAATTTATCCGTACCGGAAAAGTAAAAAAAGCCCTCGTGATTGGGGCGGATCTCTTTTCCCGCGCGTTAAATCCAGAGGATCGAGGCACGATTATTTTATTTGGTGATGGTGCCGGTGCTGTGATTTTAGAAGCAAGTGAGCAAGCGGGGATCATTTCAACGCATTTACATGCAACAGGCGAAAGTGCTGAAGTCTTAACCTTAGCTAATCAGACGCGCGGTATTGAATCCGATCCTGCCTATTTAGAAATGCAGGGCAACGCAACCTTTAAAATTGCAGTACGTGAATTAGCAAATGTGGTGGAAGAAACCTTAGAAGCCAACCAGTTAGATAAGAAAGATATTGATTGGTTAGTTCCACATCAGGCGAACTTGCGGATTATTTCCGCTACCGCAAAAAAATTAGATATGGATATGTCGCAAGTCGTGGTTACACTTGATCGCCATGGCAATACGTCTGCAGGCAGTATTCCAAGTGCGCTTGATGAGGCGGTGCGTGATGGACGTATTCAGCGTGGACAATTGTTGTTATTAGAAGCATTCGGCGGTGGTCTGACTTGGGGATCGGCGTTAGTTAGGTTTTAA